DNA from Podarcis muralis chromosome 13, rPodMur119.hap1.1, whole genome shotgun sequence:
ctgcggtttaacccacagcgccacctgcgtccctaggttGGCTAGTTAGCTGAGCTTATACTTTAGGTCTCTATGTGCATCAGATTAACTTTTAATAAAATCTGAGTATATTCAAAATACTTAAAAGAAAACAACTAGAATTGATTTTTTAAGCTTTTAGGCAGCTGCCAAGACAGAATGCCTTAGAAAATATTGACACTAGTATCAACAAAATACAATCAGCTGTGGACTATAGCAAACTGCAGACACATTTCTTTCTTATTAGCTGTGCCCTGTTGCTCAGGCCAGGCTTAAACTCAATGATGTATAACATCTGAGGGGAAAGATACAACCCAGCAGCCCAACAATGAAAGTTAAGTGAAAAAATATATCCACAGgcaccatgtattttccctttgtgttcaggtaggttggaacaaaagataaccaaacactgcaaaatatcAACATGCTGGACGTGATAAACTTGATTTCAATAAATCTGTCAGGTAGTTTCTGGGCAGGCAAAAAAAGCCATGCTTGGCTGACAATGGCCAAGAAACTCATATAGCCCAGGACAGAGTAATACATGAGAAATGATCCCTTGTTACGTTTTATCTGTGTGAAAATGACTTTACTAGCAGTTCCAATgagttttaatatgtttttgaaaTAAAGAAGGCAGCCCTCAGACAACTTCACAAGTATTGTTGCCAAACCCATGCATTGACTGGTTCATTGATATGTGCACTAATCCTCATATCTATCTTCCGATCCATACATGGGGGACtgcaaggaaaaagaagaagagtttgcatttgatatcccgctttatcactaccctaaggagtctcaaagcggctaacattctcctttcccttcctcccccacaacaaacactctgtgaggtgagtgaggctgagagacttcaaagaagtgtgactagcccaaggtcacccagcagctgcatgtggaggagcagggaatcgaacccggttcaccagattatgagactaccactcttaaccactacaccacactgggacaaAAGAGCTGAGCTCCCTCCAAAATGCAGTGTGCTCTGGAATGCTGCATCAGACACAGAGTGCTTATATGaattatttctttttgtttgtgacAAAAAACAGAGCCAGCAATAATTGGAGTGGGGGAATTCCAGTTCTGATCAGCTGTTTAGACTCATGGGAGTGTTTTCCCAAAATGCCAAAGCAGATATCCAATGAACCTCCTACACATACAGCTTTTAAAACCTGATTTAGAAATAAAACTGCTACACCATATTTTGGCAAGGGTGAAAAGAAGATGTAAAATTCTCAGACGACTCTATTAATGTATGACCTACAACAGCTAAACAGAAGACTTCACCTACCCACAATGAAACCCGCTTGTTTTTAAAGAGCCTAGGTAAGTtttgatttttgaaatattaatttaATGCTATCCATAGTAGGAAATTTattattcctttcctttcctttcctttcctttcctttcctttcctttcctttcctttccttttcttatttCATCATTCCCTGTCTCTCCACCTTCATCTCTCTCTGGCTGTTACTCTTAAAGCACAAGTTTCCCTGAGCAgttttgttgtggtggtggttgcttCTGGGAACAGaaatccaaattattattattattttttaagagataTTTACTAAgattttacaaaaaaacacataggtttacagaatagaaaaaattaaaacaaagattaacaaactaaaaaacacacatagaaacaaagaagaaaaaagatacaaaatgcaaaaaacaaatagctaagaaaTCCAAATTAATCTAGAATTGCCACCCAGCCACTCAGAGATGATCTAAGTCATTATGCTGACTGAGATGAAGGTTGActtgctctttctctctgcctcaccCCAATTCCCTGTGCAAAGACTAGGGATGGGGCAGCATTGTAAACCACACACGAGGGCAGAGGCTACCGTAGGAGGCATTGGGCAGGTCACAAAACACAAATCCAGTTCTGTCCTCTAATATTTGGCTGCTTCTTGCTTATTGTGCTGCCTAGCTTTTCCTCAGTGGCTTTTTCAAAGAAAAGCTGCAATGCAGCAGTGGAGGTACCAACATTTGTAAGGTTGGCCCAAGACATATTGGTACCTGGGGTGAACATCAAAACAGCACTCCACTCCCTGCAGGGAAAGAAAGTGTGAGTGAAGATATTCAGGAACAAGCAGAAAATAAAGATCTACACCATGGTTTGCTGCCCCTGCTACCTGAGACGGTtacctcacctcacctcacctcacctcatGGGTGGTCTGACTCTGAGCATGTGTAACATGAGCAGAACAATGCATGAACATAAATGAAACCTCCTGGCTGTCTTGATGCTTTTGTACTTAATCAGGCACATTTACCAATTTCAATGAAAGAGGAATTACTTTAGAGAAATATTCACATACACTGTGCAAATCTGCTCATGCAAGGAGCAGGTGGAAGCAGGAATGTGGCAACACACTGAACAGTTAGCCCACAGCTAACAAAccaccagtccccccccccccaaatgtgctaAAAAGTTTTCACACCAGCAGCGACTGCTGATTTTGCCACagattagggatgcaggtggcactgtggtgtaaaccactgagcctgggacttgctgataggaaggttggcagttcgaatccctgtgatggggtgagctcctgttgcttggtcccagctcctgccaacctagcagttcgaaagcacatcagagtacaagtagataaataggtaccgctccagcgggaaggtaaacagcgtttccgtgcactgctgtggtttgccagaagtggcttagtcatgctggccacatgacccggaagctgtacgccggctccctcggccaataaagcgagatgagtgccgcaaccccagagtcggtcacaactggacctaatggtcaggggtccctttagctttacctttagggaaatatggcaacctgTTTAGGGCGTATTGTCACCTCCTGGAAGAATTTTCAGATGACTCTACGAATGTATGACTAGTCATGATCTACAATAGCTAAACATAAACATCAGCTACCCACAAAGAACCACAGCTGTTCTTAAAGAGCCAAGGTAAGTTTTAATTTTTGAACAGTGAATATAAAGCAACCTATGGTCATAAATCTATGATTCTTCATATTGGTATTCATCATTCCCTATTTCTCCCCCAACATCACTCTTGGGCTGTTACTCTTTCaccactttttgttgttgcttctggGAACAGAAACCCAGATGAGCCACGCAGGGTTGATCCAAGACCTTTTGCTGGCTGAGATGAAGGGTGTCTTCCTCCCCACACCCCGCTCCCTTCTTAAAGACTAGATATAGGGCAGCATCTTAAACCACATATGAAGGCAGCAGACTTGTAAAGAGGCAGGTCACATAGCCCTAATCCAGCTCTGTGCTCTTAGTACTTTCCTGCTGTACTACCTAGCTTTTGCTCAGTGCCTGCTCAAATAAATGCTGCAATGCAATCCAGGATGTGTCACAGGAGCAGAATCACATGCACATACATGCTGCCTCCTGGAGTCCTGGTCTGGCTGCCATGCTGCTTTTTCACTCAGTCAGACACATTCTCCAATTCCAAGGAAAGAGGAATTAACTGGTTTAGAGAAATAGTGGCATACACATTAAATCAACTCTTTTTGGAGCAAACAGTCCCAATCATTGATTTTCATTATTATGTTTCTTGTGCAAATCTGCTAATGCAAGGAACAAATGAAAGGAGGAGTGGGGCAATAGAGGTTAGTCACTGAAAAGTCAGCCCAAAGCTGACAAACagcccaccccccccaaaaaaaagtgccAAAGAGTTTGCACCCCAGCAGTGACTGCAGATGTACAATGGGTTATTTTTTGCAGATTTTGCTAGAGATCTTATGTGGAAAATGTGGATTAAACGGGGGGAGTACAGCCTatatgcagcggcgtagcgtgggttgtcagcacccggggcaaggcaagtaatttgcgccccctaacccatggatttgcgccccctaacctgtggatttgcgccccctaacccgtggatttgccctaaccccagatgttgcgcccggtgcggccggcaccccctgcaccccccacgctacgccactgcctatatGTGTACTTTGTATGCATGTTGTCCTCTAGCTGCTGCAAAAACATGCATCATTAGGACCCATAACTGAGTAGTGAGCCCCTTTGCACATATATGTGCAATATGTGTGCAAGTGGCTTCTCTTTCTGATGTTCCATCTAATGCACAGATGTCAAGGGATAGCTGGAGGGATATAGAATCATGTTGCAATGCACACATTTGTGAGTCGAGGCCCACCCCCCACTTTATGATAAAATAAGACACATGGACataagtattttaggttaatgggctaaaaaaggccacaactttattggttacagaatgtgagtggtattggcttaggcactggatccAAACAGACTATATTTGACTCCTGCCTGCTCTGCCGGGAGTCACACAAGGGTTAACAACCAGTAGGGGAAGCTTGTTGACGCAAATCAACTGGAAGCGTTCCCCTAGAGTCACTGGAGgatcgtgccatggccctagtcACCACCTGggcttcggacaggaaccacgaccactgaattcctttaacggaatacccttcaaagggaggggtaggtgatgaccacaacctcccctccaacacacaacacattttCCAACGCcaaactgccaaaccttacaaagttgtgatgatttgctttgaggtaggcaaaaaaaccaagtggctggtgccaatctgccaagtggaaaaaaaaccccaaccatgtCTCTTCAACAGGtgaccaactgaggtccataaCAAGCTCAGTTGTTGAATGCATGAAaataagagggaggaaaggagggagggagaaagatccATGTGTGCAGGAAACAAACAGACTGAGCCACAGTCCCACACTGGTTTAAGAGCGGCAAACCACGCCCCACAGCCAGCCATATTGGCTGTCTGTGGGCATGACACAGGCTGCTAGGGACTCATTGATGCAGTGGGCCATCCATGCCCCCTGCGAAGCGTGGGAAGTGATACCTGCTCACACCCCCTCGCCTTGGCAAAGAGGAGAGGCTTTGCAAAAGGTGTACAAGGGAAATGAGTGGACATAGTGAGTGGGAAAAAGAACCATCATATTGTTTTCCCAGGGGGAATTAAACAAAGGAAAATGAGATGCATTTGACTGTTAAATTAAAGGAGCTCTGTTTAAATCAAACTAGATCATCAATATTTGTACGCTTAAAATTCTTGATTTCTTACTTTTACAGGTAGCATGTGAACAAAATGCACAATCTTACATCCATGACTGTCTTTCTGCTGCTGGAATTCTCAGATGTTCGAGAACTGCAAATCTTACACTTCTTCGTATTTCTGATAGTGTACTTAATGGCAATAATAGGGAATCTCcttattgttattgctattgtGCTTGATCATCACCTTCACACACCCATGTATTTCTTTCTACTGAATTTGGCCATCATGGATCTTGGAACAGTTTCAGTCATGGTACCCAAATCAATGGCGATTTCCCTCCTAAATTGcagatttatttcttattttggaTGTGTTGCTcaagttttcttttatttcttatttggAACATCAGATTATGCTCTGCTAACTATAATGGCACATGACCGTTATGTAGCCATTTGCAATCCACTCCACTATGAAACAATTATGCACAAAGGAGCCTGCATTCGAATGGTAGCCATTGGGTGGATTATTAGCCTTCTTAATGCCATATTACACACTGGGGGCACATTTGCCAACAGGTTTTGTTCTAATGCTGTCAATCAATTCTTCTGTGAAATCCCGAAGTTACTGACGCTCTCCTGTTCTAACTTTTACTTAGTGGAAGTTGGATTTATTGTGCTAAGCTGTAGTATAGGACTTGGTTGTTTCATTTTCATCATCATAACATACATGGAGATCTTTTCTACAGTGCGCAAAATCCCTTCTGTCCTTGGTAAGAAAAAAGCCCTTTCCACTTGCCTCCCCCACCTCACTGTTGTCTCTGTGTTTCTGTTCACTGCAGTGTTTGCTTATACAAGGCCTCCCAGTGAAGCTTCTTCTGATCTAGATATAGCTTTTGCTGTGATGTACTCTATAATTCCTGCCACATTGAATCCATTCATCTATAGCATGAGAAACAAAGAGATCAAGGCTGCCTTGTGGAATCTCTTAGATGTAGGGCATTCCTCTAAAATCATATCCAGAATTCTATAAGAAGGCATGTTGTTGCTTCACAATCACCTTCTGTATGTGATTTCCTACCCTATAATCTGTTGTAGAACATCTGTTTTTCATGAAGGCAGCTCCTGGTTTAAAActtggcatctccaagcagggcaaGGAATGATGACCTGTCTGAAGGCCCAGAGAGCCACTGGAAGTCCGTGCATAGAATACAGAGCAAAATGGAACAATGGATGAATGCATATCAGGCAACTTTGACACAAATTCCCCCTAATGCGTCAACTTTATTCTGCATGTCTTCATAATTTGAACACCTGCGTCTTGCGATGAAGCCATATATCCCATGAACGACCCTATGAAGCCTCAGTCCTCCAACAGGAGGCTGAGAGAGATATATGCCCAATGCCTATGCTAAATCCTACCAAattctgaaatcaataaagttgtggccattttttaaaaaatcccagaaCATTGTCTTGTTCAATTTGTTCACCTTCTTAAATTGGGCCTTGTTCTCAGAGGTGGGGGGAAATACCATTAtctcatccacaccatacatttaaagcactcttatcaCCCTTAAAGATCCATGGCTTTCCTCCACCGAATCTTGGAAAgtctgatttcctgaagaatatgagagctgttaggagacctcaACAAACCAAGTTTCTGGGAAATGTCTCTTTATTGCATCCTCTTTCTTTACTGAATATAAAATGCACCTCCAATTAGGTAGTACTCGGTAAAAGACTATAATCAAAGTTCTTTTGGGGTCAAGAGAATGATATAGGAAGTGGCAATTCAAAGGTAGGTTTCAGTGCCATCCTCTTATAATAGGAATTATATTTCTACATCTTATTGAACCAGTTGGAATTTTGGCAGCCAGGTTCTGCACTAACTGAAGCTCCTAGGTCATATTCATGGGCAGTCCTATGTATAATCCAACATATGATTCAACCAGGAGGTTACCAGAACATGGATTGCTATGGAAGTCTATCTCTATCTAGAAATGGCAACTATTTTTGAATGTAATCAAACAAATCTGAAATAATGCTAGCCATAAATTCACCACACGTGTCGTCATTTTTCATGCATCGAGGAAGATATTGTAGATGTTATTTCTTTTCATCTGCAACTAACGTGGAAGAAGAAACATTACTTTGAGGAGTTTAAACAATGTTTTCAGATCAGCAATGCTACACTCTTGGGAGTAAGATCCCAAAATGGCAAAAGAAACTCAGAATAGCTCACTTTCCCATGTGTGCTTTCACTATTAGTTGATGCAACATTTAATGAATTTTACTGTAACATAGGCAGTCTTCATAAAGGCAACAAATCAATTACATATTCTATACTAAGGGTCACAGCAAGGGTAATGTTCTTGGCTGGGAAAATGCAGGGCCTCTCGAATCATCAGAAAATTGAACCTAAAGCAGATGGTGGGGAAACTGATTCTTATAAATAAAGGTAATTGAGTAGTTTTCTATGATTTTGAT
Protein-coding regions in this window:
- the LOC114583735 gene encoding olfactory receptor 14A16-like, which codes for MHNLTSMTVFLLLEFSDVRELQILHFFVFLIVYLMAIIGNLLIVIAIVLDHHLHTPMYFFLLNLAIMDLGTVSVMVPKSMAISLLNCRFISYFGCVAQVFFYFLFGTSDYALLTIMAHDRYVAICNPLHYETIMHKGACIRMVAIGWIISLLNAILHTGGTFANRFCSNAVNQFFCEIPKLLTLSCSNFYLVEVGFIVLSCSIGLGCFIFIIITYMEIFSTVRKIPSVLGKKKALSTCLPHLTVVSVFLFTAVFAYTRPPSEASSDLDIAFAVMYSIIPATLNPFIYSMRNKEIKAALWNLLDVGHSSKIISRIL